In Spirochaetota bacterium, one DNA window encodes the following:
- a CDS encoding UbiA-like polyprenyltransferase, whose translation MHRKFITVLRMIKFSHSLFALPFAMGVYLVYVDVKHVEMLFLLLIAMVSARSGAMAFNRLVDRRIDAKNPRTRGRELPRKALSVPFVAMFTAGAAAVFLVSAAFLNSLAFMLSPIALVFLFGYSYTKRFTFLSHIVLGIALALAPAGVMVGITGSIDLRIIPLVCAVTCWVAGFDIIYSLADTAFDRKHRLHSLPADLGMIPAKVISVSLHASFIVLLVLYGIVMHFGIAYWAAVTVCTLVLGYGYIRMVRSAFRDDGFFFFNVNVAVSVSFFAGMLVERFSSQLFRL comes from the coding sequence ATGCATAGAAAATTCATCACCGTCCTTCGCATGATAAAATTCTCGCATTCCCTGTTCGCGCTCCCGTTCGCCATGGGCGTATATCTCGTCTATGTCGATGTGAAACATGTCGAGATGCTGTTCCTTCTGCTCATCGCCATGGTCAGCGCCCGAAGCGGTGCGATGGCCTTCAATCGTCTCGTCGACCGGCGTATCGATGCGAAGAATCCCCGCACCAGGGGCCGAGAGCTCCCGCGCAAAGCGCTTTCGGTGCCGTTCGTGGCGATGTTCACCGCCGGCGCAGCGGCCGTCTTCCTCGTATCAGCCGCATTCCTGAATTCGCTCGCGTTCATGCTCTCTCCTATCGCGCTTGTGTTCCTGTTCGGCTATTCCTATACCAAGCGATTCACGTTCCTATCGCATATCGTTCTCGGCATAGCGCTCGCGCTCGCACCGGCAGGGGTCATGGTCGGCATTACCGGCAGCATCGATCTGCGCATCATACCGCTCGTATGCGCCGTTACGTGCTGGGTGGCAGGGTTCGATATCATCTATTCCCTTGCCGACACCGCGTTCGACAGGAAGCATCGTCTTCATTCCCTGCCGGCCGATCTCGGCATGATCCCGGCGAAGGTCATTTCCGTGTCCCTGCACGCGTCATTCATCGTACTGCTTGTGCTGTACGGCATCGTCATGCATTTCGGCATTGCATACTGGGCGGCGGTCACCGTGTGCACGCTGGTCCTCGGATACGGCTATATCCGCATGGTGCGGAGTGCGTTCCGCGATGACGGGTTTTTCTTCTTCAATGTGAACGTGGCCGTGAGCGTATCGTTCTTTGCCGGCATGCTCGTGGAGCGCTTCTCATCTCAGCTCTTCCGTTTGTAA
- a CDS encoding response regulator encodes MNTLSILVLDDNDDVRDEIVEFLELTGYTAVGLRCASEALKAIEKSPPDILILDLRMPDMDGMQVLEKLKAMNVHLDIIMASGYVDQEMESKAKELGATAVLHKPLAVEAIIAAIQKTPSYKRKS; translated from the coding sequence ATGAACACACTCTCGATACTGGTGCTTGATGACAATGATGATGTACGCGATGAGATAGTCGAATTCCTGGAACTTACAGGATATACGGCCGTCGGTCTTCGATGCGCGTCGGAAGCCTTAAAGGCCATCGAAAAATCCCCCCCGGATATACTCATCCTGGACCTCCGCATGCCGGATATGGACGGGATGCAGGTACTGGAAAAACTGAAAGCGATGAACGTCCATCTCGACATTATCATGGCGAGCGGCTATGTCGATCAGGAAATGGAATCGAAGGCGAAGGAACTCGGTGCGACGGCGGTGCTGCACAAGCCGCTCGCGGTGGAAGCTATCATAGCGGCGATACAGAAGACACCGAGTTACAAACGGAAGAGCTGA